A window of Candidatus Polarisedimenticolaceae bacterium genomic DNA:
GCTCGTGCACGGCTGGCGGCGGGGGGGCGCCTACGGCTCCGCGATGCAGAGCGTGATGGCCCGCAACGCGATGCTCATGGTCGTGATGAGCCTGCTCCCGGGGATCGACTGGCGCAGCCACCTCGGCGGCTTCCTCGCGGGCGGCCTTCTCGGGCTCGTGGTGCCCTGGGGGCCTTACCGCACCCGCGCGGCGGCGACGCTCTGGTCGATGGCGGCCCTCGCGCTCCTCGCGATCTCGGTCTTCGCGTTCTACTCGATGGCGATCCACGGCACGGCGACGCTGCAGCAGCTGCTCGACCTCCGCGGCCGATGATCCGCATCGCCCTGGCCGGCCTCGGCGTCCACGGTTCCCGCTACGCGAGGCACCTTCTCGCCGGGGACATTCCCGGCGCCGCGCTCGTCGCGGTCTCGCGCGCGGACGAGGCGGCCGGACGCGCCTTCGCCGCCGGGCACGGGCTGGAGTTCGTCGCGGACCCCGTCGCGCTCGCGCGGCACCCCGGCGTGGACGCCGTCGTCTCGGCGGTTCCCCCCGACCTCCACCGCGCGATCGCCCTCGCCGCGATCGAGGCCGGGAAGGCGCTCCTGATCGAGAAGCCGCTCGCCGCGTCCCTGGAGGATGCCGACGCGATCGCGGCGGCGGCGGAGGGGGCGGCGGCGACCGTCGCGGTCGCGCACACGCAGCGCTTCGACCCGCTGTTCGTCGCCCTGCGCGAGCGCCTCCCCTCCCTCGGCGCCCTTCGCGTGCTGGCGATCGACCAGCGATTCGATCCCGGGGCGCGCCCCTGGACGGACGCCCCCGGTCGCGGCGGCGCGTTGCTCGTCACCGGCGTGCACGCGTTCGACCTCGCGCGCTGGCTGACCGGGGCGGAGCCGGTCTCCGTCGTCGCGGAGACCTCGGCGGCACCCGGCCGCGCGACCGAGGACACCTTCGCCGCGGTGCTCCGGCTCGAGCCGGGAGACGTCGTCGTCACCATCGACAACTGCCACCGCTCGCGCGGGCGCTCCGGGCGCGTCAGCGCCGCGGGAACGTCCGGCCAGCTCGCCGTCGATCACGCGACGCGCCGCTTCGTGAAGGTGGATGCGGACGGCGAGAGCGACCTCGGCTCGGTCCCGCACCTTCCGACGGTCGTCCCGTGCCTGCGCGACTTCGTGGTCGCCTCGAGCGCGCGGCGTCCGGCCGCGGTTTCGGTCGAGGACGGACTCGCGGCGGTGCGGATCGCGGACGCGGTGCGTCGCTCCGCGCGCGAGGGACGTCGCCTCTCCCTCGCTTGATACTCCTCAAGCTCGCACGCGTGCCTCGCCCCCGACCGAGGTGCGACTATGCCCCTCTGGAGAGCGGACCATGCAGGTGCTCGACAAGGGCGGCCTCTCGGATCTCTTCTCCGCGCTGAACCGGCGTGGATTTTCCATCGTCGGCCCCACGGAACGCGACGGCGCGATCGTCCTCGACACGCTCGAGCGGCCCGATCGTTTGCCGTGGGGGCGCGTCGCGCGCGACGGACCGGGGACGTGTCGCGTCGACGACGAGCCCACGGGCGCGGCCTTCTCGGGCGGCCCTGGCGCGCACCCATGGAAGCGCTTCCTCTACCCGCCGGCGGAAACGGTCCTCGCCGTCACGCGCGACGACGACGGGATCCGGATCGGATCTCCGGCGCCGGTCTCCCGCCTCGCGCTCTTCGGCGTGCGCCCGTGCGACGTCGCGGCGCTCGCGCGCCTGGACGGCGTGCTCGTGCACGGGCCGCACCCCGACGAACGCTACCGCGCGCGGCGGGACGCCGCGTTCGTCGTGGCGGTGGAGTGCACCGATCCCGGTCCGGCGTGTTTCTGCGGGTCCATGGGATCGGGACCGCGGGCGCGCCTGGGCTTCGACCTCGCGCTCGTCGAGATCGCGACGAACGGACGCCACGTGTTCCTCGCCCGCCCGGGAACCGAGCTCGGCCGCGAGGTCCTCGACGAGGTGGGTCCGGGGCGGGCGGACGCCGCGGAAGTCGCCGCCGCCGAGGCCGCGCTCGACGCCGCGGCCGCGCGCACGCACGGCGCCGTCGACGAGAAGACCGCCGAGCGCGCGGTGCTGGGCGACACCGAGCACGGAGCCTGGGAGCGGGTCGCCGCCCGTTGCATGTCCTGCGGCAACTGCACGCAGAGTTGCCCGACCTGCTTCTGCTCCACCATGGACGACCTCGCCGACCTCGAAGGCACCGCCTTCGAACGGGTGCGGCGATCGGAATCCTGCTTCGCCCCGGACTTCTCGTACATGCACGGCGGAAGC
This region includes:
- a CDS encoding Gfo/Idh/MocA family oxidoreductase; the protein is MIRIALAGLGVHGSRYARHLLAGDIPGAALVAVSRADEAAGRAFAAGHGLEFVADPVALARHPGVDAVVSAVPPDLHRAIALAAIEAGKALLIEKPLAASLEDADAIAAAAEGAAATVAVAHTQRFDPLFVALRERLPSLGALRVLAIDQRFDPGARPWTDAPGRGGALLVTGVHAFDLARWLTGAEPVSVVAETSAAPGRATEDTFAAVLRLEPGDVVVTIDNCHRSRGRSGRVSAAGTSGQLAVDHATRRFVKVDADGESDLGSVPHLPTVVPCLRDFVVASSARRPAAVSVEDGLAAVRIADAVRRSAREGRRLSLA
- a CDS encoding 4Fe-4S dicluster domain-containing protein, yielding MQVLDKGGLSDLFSALNRRGFSIVGPTERDGAIVLDTLERPDRLPWGRVARDGPGTCRVDDEPTGAAFSGGPGAHPWKRFLYPPAETVLAVTRDDDGIRIGSPAPVSRLALFGVRPCDVAALARLDGVLVHGPHPDERYRARRDAAFVVAVECTDPGPACFCGSMGSGPRARLGFDLALVEIATNGRHVFLARPGTELGREVLDEVGPGRADAAEVAAAEAALDAAAARTHGAVDEKTAERAVLGDTEHGAWERVAARCMSCGNCTQSCPTCFCSTMDDLADLEGTAFERVRRSESCFAPDFSYMHGGSVRGSVRARYRHWLRHKFGTWHAQFGAAGCVGCGRCIVWCPAGIDVREEVRALLAASYAAVEEDDDPNA